tttcaaggatTCCATTACGAGAGcttcttctttatttttgacTCTTCATTGCATAGTTGCAAATATACTTAGCTGCTCCTAATTTTTCAGCATATCCCTTACCTGATTTCCTTTCCCTTCCTAAATCATACGAGTATGTTACGAGAGAGATactttcaatttaataatattgttaatagaaattttcaaaagtaaTACAACATTGTCACTACATTTGTCAAGCCGTATTTTAAGtgcaaaatacaaaatattccaGTAACTTTGAATAACCACATTTCTCCTCAACATCcacatttctattatttttgtagaaaaataatatcatttttttaataatacttcataaaaatataaaatagaagaaaaattaatactAGATAAGGCAAGGAGCaaggtttatttaaatagagtaaaaaaaacacaatatttttcattaactGAATGATAGTTGGTGCAGTACTGGATTTATAACACGATCAACCATGAAATTGATGGAAACCACAACTAGTAAGGGGAATCGCGCAGTTCTCCTTCATAATTAGAAATTCAGAAAAGACAGGATCTTAACTGATGGAAGTACTATAATTTGGCGATGTCTAAATAAATTGTGTAACATTTGCTTGAAACGAACTTGGAAATTGTTCTCTTGtctgatgaaaatttgaagcatGATCATTTACCGAGAGCCACAGACATCTCGATCACTGATAATGATAGTTTATTATCGCCGAATGACACGATAACGATGCTGCTCTTGATAAATCCATCAACTCACCTGTTCACACATctgataatatgataatatcagCAGTTCCAGTAGTTTTTAATAAAACCaactctatctatctatctatatatatatatatatatatatatatatatatatatatataatatatatatatatatataaaagcgaaatggcactcactcactgactgattgactgaccgactgactgactcactcactcgcagaactaaaatctactggaccaaaaacgttcaaatttggtaggtatgttcagttggccctttagaggcgcactaagaaatcttttggcaatatttttactctgagggtggtttttaagggtttaaagttcgtcttttagcttgtatattcttcttcttattcccttaattataattgaaaaatgtccataccatatgttaatatagaactatataacttttgtcaggttggcattaagttgagttgactttgttaggttggcaccaagttgaagattgaaatgcatttatcgcggaaaaattgattgggcactgctacttcaatcagagctattcctgggaatattatattactagccatcaggctcgcttcgctcgccatatccgtttagtctggaccccgactggatcgtccttacatatgataaaaatgctcaaatgaaaaatgcaggcgagcgaagcgaagcgagcctgctgatctcattcttggacgatccagtcgggggtccagggggcggagccccctggctagacggatatggcgagcgaagcgagcctgacggctagtaatccTATAAATATGGATTTTCTAACACGTTCGAATTATAGAGATTTGCGACTAACGACAATGACTTAACAGTAATATCACTGCGAAAGGAAATCAGTGAATTGGTTGAAGAAATGTTCATTTTGAAACAGCAATGGAATGATGCAATAGAACATTCAATAGACACAGATAGGAAGCTAatggaaagtaataaaatagtGGATCAAATGAAAGTGAGCATAGAGGTTTTGGAAGTAGAAAACACTGCACTAAAGAGTGAGAAAAAAGGTATGGAAATTGAGTTACAGGATCTCAAGAATTTTTATATGTCAGGTGACACAATATCTAATCACTCGTCAAACTCATCCATTACTGTTACAAAAAAACTCCTTTGCAATCCCAAATGATAATGCAAAGGTGACAGCGATGACAAGTAACATGAACCAATGCAAGAAAGTACGAGCACAAACCCGGCAACAAGGAGCAACAAGGTCAAAGgcggaaaataataataataataagaagaagaagaataataataaaaagaagaaaggtAGAGTATTGCTTTTGACTTCCAGCCATGGAAGAGAGTGCAGCAACCTACTGCACGACaggttgaaaaacaaatttaatgttCAGAGTTTTTTCAAACCGGGTGCCCCTATTGAAGCAGTGGTGGAGTCGGCTGGAGAGCAAATTAGAGTTTGGTAAAAATGATTATCTGATAGTGCTGGGTGGTTCAAACAACATTGACAAACCAAATCTAgttcatcttcctcaagtattagggaaaataaaagaaattgtgccactcagcttGAAAACGAACGTCATAATCAGCACAATACCAGGTAGGTACGACAGGCCAGAGTTAAATCAAACTATCAAGAAAACAAAGCAATACATGATACCATAAAAAAGCAATAgactaaaaactaaaaattccAAACAACTAGGGGTCTGTTTCCTAAATAAGAGGTTGGAAATCATCATCTTTATTGAAAGCACCTCTCCTTAATCACTTCATATATTCTTTTTCACCATCACTTTCACCATCAACTCTATTAAGGAATGTTTAAGAAGTAGTTTTCTaagtattattttctttcttttcaaacGTTAGTTTTAGtatctttttttttattgaattgtatactgtacttattgttgtgttaaggaaacatatttgggtcattacctgttgtttccgatgtgatattgtgaataaatagaCCTACAGTTAGATTGACTAAAACTCTGAAAAGTCAAAGGTACCTACAAATTCGCATGTTTCATTTACTACCAGATAATGTTAAGCAGTTACCATTGAAAATGTTTTGTATTGCTGTTGATAAATGGCTCAATTTTAACatgtttagaattttaaaagaGCAAACTTCACTAGTCACGGACTACATCTAAACAGATCTggcaaaataattttttgtgataGGTTGGCAGAGATGATTGAGAGTCGTTTGCAATCTCCTGTCACGGAAACACTAGAGGGAGTTAAGAAAcagatatttttttatgaattggcTCAGAACAGGAAAAGGAAAGTAGATTACCAGAATAGCATCAGTGTAAGGAACTCTTTTAACGGTATTGGAGATAGTATAGGTCAATGTTGACCAGCGTCTGTGTGTTGATGGGTGGTTTGCCCTTcgtaaggaattgcacctttacCAGGCTGGGACAGAAACTGGGCCAACATGCAGCTGGGGCATCAGGATCAAGAGGCATTTTTTCAGTTGACATGACAGGACAGTAAGCTATCCAAATGGCTGATTGGGCAGGCGTATCGAGAAAAAGCTCTATGGATAGAAAGCTCTCTAgaatcagccaattggagatTTTCCTGCccttaacctagcgccgcagtgcaggatggtttctcacagcttggcgttgttgtcatttgagatgggtgtctggcttgggaGTGTTTCGACCgtattgcaggatgactgttaacggttgccggaagatcatcAGCTGGGTctatttcgttatttttcgtgatagagcaattatgattgcagattcgttctcagcgacctcaagtttagcctgaaggctcagaatgtcaacaatgtttttaaataattgaaaatcatcatgaaaagtcattaatgtggtagtacaccacgtctctggaaactttttacaggtgactggagttattattgattataggtagcacaaaaatcaaaataatcgtgagaaagaaaactgctgatgaacgcgaataagaccgtcactccattgttctattatctcggctgcttggctgagcctggctggagggatcaaataaccgactggattgatctttcgtctgtccaccaggcggaactacgccgaccattgctgggtggaagatgttactgcggccgctcgcattcccaccaacgctgcttttatttgctgtctcagtgcctagtccgattcagccaagcatccagcctgcactgcggagctacgTTTAGGGCCGAGTCACGTGAAGCATTCGTTTTTTCAGGCGATTTTGCACTGACGgtggaaaattgagtttttatataatttttttataatttttcatagctACAATAGGTTCTAAAATAGTCTAATCTtaaatcttatgtaaaatttgacgagtaATCCAATGAAACCGGTGTCATAAGTTCATAGCTTCAATAGGCTAATGATGAAGTTAATAtttaatttgtaaataaatttaaaaaaatatattacatcatCTCCAGTAATTGGCATAGTTTCTCCAGTAACTGTCAGGCGCTTGCTCCAGTAATTGGCATGAGTCTGTAGCGTCTTACTTCTTAACCTACAGTTAGTTTTAGAATGGTAATAAGACTAGATATGACAATGTAAGCTAggatataaattaataacacaTGGACTTTACACATTACATAAATCAGTAGTAGTAAGTAGAACATTTTAAGTGTTATCGACAGGTGGAGAATAttcagttgaaaatattatgagcACTTGTTCGTCATCAGAAGATGGAATTAATTCATCTTCACTGCTGTCTTCTGTACACATATGACAGATGAAAGCAACTTCAtcctcatcttcatcatcttcttctagtCCGTACTTCtctaaatgtttttttttgggACACATTTGAAGTGATAGGCCCCATGGCAGTCATCACACTCTACCCACTTGCCtgttttttttgtaatcaattcGGCGGAGTATCGTCTGTTGCAAACTTTGCATACCCAGTCGTCTTCGATATCTTCAACTTCggttttctttttcttgtttccTTTTTTTGTGtgtcttttctttcttctctcattctttttctttcatcttttaacttctcattttcctttttcttcttccgttTTTTGTCTTCATAGTCCAACCACTTTAGGGAAGTGACCACTGACGGCATTCTGGTTTTGGTccttttcaaattacttttggTTGGAGTTCCTGGCCATAACAAAATATCTTTTAACGGAAAAGGTACATTGTTTCCTTCTGTCTCTGGTGATAAAACCTTTGCCAATTTCTCTCGTCTCAACGGAGATTTAGGCCTAGGCGTAGGTTTGGATTGATGGATGGATGTCGAACATGAAGGCTTGGTAGGCGTAGGTTTAGATGGATGGATTGATGTCGAACACGAAGGCTTGGTAGGCGTAGGTTTGGATTGATGGATGGATGTCGAACATGAAGGCTTGGTAGGCGTAGGTTTGGATGGATGGATTGATGTCGAACACGAAGGCTTGGTAGGCGTAGGTTTGGGTGGATGGATGGATGTCGAACATGAAGGCTGATTGTCAATCACTGGATCGTCATCTGTCAGGTCATTAAATGGTCCTAATCCTAAGTCTTCAATAGGTAAGATGTCAATTCCTAAGTTGTCATCTTGCAAATCATTGTCGATTTGAAGATCCTCCGTTTGGTAAGTTTCAACTCGAGTctcatctttaatttttttccagaCAACGTACAGGTCATGGGATGACTCACTACCATTCCAAATAGGAGTGAATAGCTTATACGTCTCTTTGAATTGTTGCAGTGTGTTGGGGTCGATGAAGGATTCTATATGTTTCAGAATTACTTCTTTTTCAGCATGGTGCTTTTGTCCAGATCCTTTTAGTTCTGTTTCCTTTGTACCGGTACTCATTATGTTGCACTTGGTGAAGTCAACTGAATTTACATTAAATGGGTAGAGACCACAGACTCTGAAGCCATTTTTAATTGTTGACTCATTCATGGTCTTGTCCAGAACTTCTTTCAACAATGGtgcaaaattgaatttttttaaagatGCACCATCTCGCTTCGGATCCATACGCCACTCATGAACAGCCTTGCTCCAATTTTGTTTCACTGGCCTGAATACAGCGACATCCAACGGCTGTATCCGGCTTTATCCACCTCCATTTGGTGGTAAAGCAATTAGAACTATTTCATGGTCTGCACAAAATTTGCTCAAATGGTAGGTAAGATGTGCTGAATACCCGTCCATGAACAAAATAATTGGCATCTTTATTTTTTGCTCTTTTAACCAATTATGTAAATTATTGgctataaattcaaaaaaaacttCACCATTCATCCAGCCGGATTCAGACCTGCCTAGAGCCCAATCCTTGTTTGCAGGAAAACTTGTTTTTATTGCAGATGGCAGGCCAGGATACAAAACAAGTGTAGGAGCACTTTTCCCAGCAGCATTTACAGTTGTTAGAACTGTTATATTTTCCTTACCAGAACCGGAATGAACTTCATAGATGTTCTTCTGGCCTTTAGCAGCTAAAACTTTACCTGTATTAGGACAAAGCATGAAGCCAGTTTCGTCTAGGTTGAAGATCTGTGTAGGATCTTTTAAAACTTCACAAAGATCTTTTTCACGTACATAATCTTGAACTTCTGCAAACCACGCACGGATGTCTTTTTCAGTGACTGAAGCACGCACTTTACTTAGTTTTTCTGTCTCACGCAAAACTATATTCGGATGTCGATTCAGAAAAAGCTCTATCCACTTCTTCCCTGGAgtattatttgtgaaattggtTTTAATGTTCATTTTTGTCACTATTTGTTTAACTGAAATAGCTAAGTCTATTTTCGTCACTGTAAACCCTCTACTGGCCATCGCACGGATCCACTTAGCTATCATCTCTTCAATGGTATGTCCCAAAGCAGGCGGTGGTCCCATCTTCCGCTGGATTGGAGTTTTACCAGTTGCTTTGTTCACAAGGGTTGACCTCGGCACACCAAATCTCCTACTAACAGCAAAAGCAGTTTCTCCTTCTCTCACTGCGGCAATAGCTGCATCCATATCAGCTTCACTGTATTCAAACTTTGGTCCTTTTTTCTTAGGCCGCGCCATGCTTATCTGCaaataaacaaattttttatcattagTTAGGCTACCACAAAGTCCCTTGAATATCTAATTAAACAATAAACGGTGTAAGTATACTTTACTGGCCTAGTTAACTAGCCTAGACAAGTTAGGCCTAGACCTATGTCATGAGATTGTCCTTGCACCAAAAATAAATTGTAGAATTGGACAAgatttttgtgtttttcattttaattaatatgGAACGTTTCTACCACCTCACTTAGTAACTACTGTATAGAATTCCTCTATTATGTTTTGTACTTACCCACGGCCTTAGAGAAAAATTATACTCAGTGCCAATTACTAGATTTTTATGAACCCATTAATTGGCAGTCACTGCCAATAACTGGGGGAAACAGCATAATCAAGATCTAGTAATTGGCACCCCCATTTTCGATCCTAAAAATTGGAGGTTATGGCAAATGTAGGTTATCAAATTATAGATTTTTTAATACAGAAACCAGTGATATTATTTCTCAATCGATATTTCCAACTACACACTGTACAGATAGCAACATGTGAACACTTACCTCTTAGTTTTTTCCATAGAGAATTGATGAAATTGAGCAGCtgaacaacaaaaaatttctcCAACTCAAACACCAACGAACACCTGATTCAGCTCTGCAGTAGATGATGGAGAAATGTGTAAGCTACCAGCTGATGAAGAAAAAAGTGGTCTGGAACCAATAGAAAGCTTACAACtagtaaattaataataaagtgcCAATAATTACTGGTGAACTGTCTATTACTGGTGCATTTACCCTATTGATTGAAAGCTTATTAACCAAGCATCTCAATAAtgcaaaatttattgaattatgagTTAAAATGTTTACACAGTAATTGATTAAAGTTGAGCTTTGCCTTAAAGTGTCAATTACTGGTGCATTTACCCTAGTTTTTTGGATATTGCCAAAAATGTACGAAAAAAATGGCATTTTTTATTGGATtcctaattgaaaaaaaaattattgaatcaatctaGATGCTATTACAgccttaaaaaattataaaaatgaaaatttcaacttttctcCATGTTTGTTCAGCTAATCTTttgaaatcgacaacaatgtgaTATATGGTTGAGCTAGTCTTTACCTCCTCTATCGATATATTAGGTCTCAATGATTGATTCCGCTAAGCCCATAGACCCAATTGACATATTTATGACATAGACTACCTCAAAATTAACATTGAACTGTACATGAACACCAACTCACTAAGGTAGTTTAATATagaaacaacataacctaaaaactcAACAGGTTAATGCCCAGTACTGACGGGCGAAAGATTCGTGCGAAGCAAGCCTCACTTGCATGTCTCGGCGAGGCAATGTGCGTTCGTCAGTACGCTTTCCAcacatgcctcggcattcatAGAGCTATCcgattattaatagtcaaccgcacaaaaatagtccgatggagaTTAAAACAGATGAGTGAAAAGCAGccaaataagagttgatcaCATGTATCCTCGGCTACACATGCTAGAGCTATCcgattattaatagtcaaccgcacaaaaatagtccgatggagaTTAAAACAGATGAGTGCAAAGCAGccaaataagagttgatcaGCGTTGTTCGCAGCTAATTATGAATGAgagtaatcaatattttttaaatacacCTGATGAATTGGCAACGTCTATGGGTGCGTGTGAGGGGGGGATTCAACTATTTGAATTTTCATCGGACTATTTTCTTTCAGATAACTATAGCAGATGACGCACATTTGCACCATTGCAAAAATGTCGCTTGACATCAcaaataaagaaagaaagaacAACACTAGAACAAGAACAAAGAATGTTAGAGAGAAGAGATGATAATACTGGAAAAAGGAAGAAATTAAATCAATAGAGGAAAATTAGATTACTGGAGTGAGAATTGAGAATACCAGAGAAAGacagaataatattgataaaaaagaGATAAGAGATTGAATGTAATGAGGAAATAGGCTTGTTTATGATGTCAGGAATGAAATGGCTGACTCCTATTCCATAAGaatgacaaaaaaaattaaaatcattataACTTCTATAATATTTCCAGTTGATGGGACCAAGCGTTTACTACGAATTATGGAGGGGACGAATCATAGAGGCTATAGTGGTggtgatggaggaggagaagaaggaggctTATACTATGAATGGGGATGAAGAAATCATTGGAATATAGAATGCTACATATTTGATGGGCAATCACAGAGATATTATGGATGgaaataattaatagaaatagctttatattaaaataaagttaaactttgaattttcaatttacaatattgtgaatttgaatcaataaaatttgaatttccaaaaaatattgacaaaattctaaaattattgaatcaattaattttttccgTTCGATTTAAAATGATCGCTTGGTATTCATTTCTAGTAGAGAGTGCACAACACTACTCATAGCTAACATTCATAAACTTATTAGGCCTAGGCCTAACGAATTTGAaatgagacattttttgaaggaaatcgGTCAATTAGTCAGAAGCTAGACAATTTATTGAGGGGAAATGGTGAAAAGGTAGTCAACTACCTTTTAGGgggaaaattataaaaacttttttaggacataatgttgaaaaaaatgtcaACGTTTTAGagagataaattattgaaatagtcCATTTTTTGGAAGGGGAAAATGGTGGGAAAATAAGACATCATTCATTACAAATAAACTGATAAAGTTAGATTCTCATGCAAATGATTATCTTTTATTCTGAGTGAAATGCAGTTATAATAAGTacctacataataattataaaaaatagtgCCATTTGCACAGTGCTAGTTTAAACGAAATTTCATTTTAACTGGATTCAATCACTACCTCCGAAAAAAAGCCATaaatagtgcattctggtgacgtcagcacaggtagggctcctaccaatacctactatcacatgaagtaatagtaggtattgctccaataaaaatttgttgatttcagctgatctagctgagtttttattggtgtaggagccctacctgtgctgacgttaccatcaaccacctgtcatgcaccatggctttgtttacggagataCGGTAGTGATTCAACCCATATCAAGAGTCTTGTTATAATACGGTTCATTTTGATTCTAATCCATCAGCTGATTTAATCAAGATGAAACTTACTGTGTATTTATTTAACAAAAGAACTTGAATTCTGCCTACAGACATCTGTAACAACTCATTCAAATATAAATCTATGGTACGTATATACTGTTAGCGCATAACGAGAAGACCCATGGCTGACATTTGGAAACCATTAAAACAATGGAACAGAGTGGCCTTCTCATTATGTGCTAGGCTCCATTCTCCAGCCTCCGCGCTCCAGTCGCTTTCTGACGGGCTAAAAGCTCTCAGTATCCCGCAGTCACTTGTCAGCAGTCAGCAAGTGACCAGTTAGTGACTAGTCAGTGCTCCACCGGACTTGGACTTTGACGCTCTGACATGTGGTCTCGCGGTCATCTTCTCGCCGCGGTGGCTTCaacctttcttctcttctttttgaCAACTGCTGACGCACTCTTACCCGACAATGGTGAGACATTTCAAACTATGACtattaccatagccacctctaatacaaggccctggcctacgatattgcaacgtcgtagtgtaggcctacaatcaaatacatgattggggaaaaagatttaaaaaaataccagctgatctttttttccaatcatgtattagattgtaggcctacactgcgacgttgcaatatcgtaggccagggccttgtattagaggtggctatgctattacaaattattattttcttctaaaCATTGCAAGAATAGGCCGAATGGGATTCTGATGTGAATGATTATCTTTTATTCCTAGTGCGAGTGAGATACAGTTATAATCAGTACATAATagttatattaagaaaatattagCAACTCAAGCAATAATCAATTTTGACCATTGGTGAAGAAATTCAATTCTTATGAACCGGTGACTTACCTGTAGATTACAGTACGGAATCTACACTGCGATCTATTATTCACCGCGGtctatttattgaccgagcaaagtgaggtctaatattcaagtcgacggtttggcatttctcttaatgtttaaatgtttgaatgtttgaatgtttaaatgtttaaatgtttaaatgtttaaatgtttaaatgtttgaatgtttgaatgttaaaatgttaaaatgttaaaatgttaaaatgttaaaatgtttaaatgtttaaatgtttaaatgtttaaatgtttatatgtttaaatgtttatatgttgcgcatttacgtcGAGACgcgataataaattttcatgaaatttgacaggtatgttccttttttaattgcgcgtcgacgtatatacaagatttttggaaattttgcatttcaaggataatataaaaggaaaaagagcctccttcatacgccaatattagaacaaaaaatcagactatagaattattcatcataaatcagctgacaattgattacacagatgtgtggagaagtcagtctattgctgtgTTTCCATAAGgtgtctatagtttcaatcaggtacttgtggatgagaatactgcgtgaggtctactgttcacagaattactattaaaaaaattaagatcTCAGTATATCAATAATTTAGGCTGAATTACAACTTAATCAgtttatattttgatattagCTATTGCTAAAAGTTACCCAATAACAGATTTCCCCCCAAAAAAACATGAGAGATAGATATGGCATGTTTACTATAGCTAATCAGCTAGCTGACAACTAGCTG
The sequence above is drawn from the Nilaparvata lugens isolate BPH chromosome 2, ASM1435652v1, whole genome shotgun sequence genome and encodes:
- the LOC111049683 gene encoding tigger transposable element-derived protein 6-like isoform X2 translates to MARPKKKGPKFEYSEADMDAAIAAVREGETAFAVSRRFGVPRSTLVNKATGKTPIQRKMGPPPALGHTIEEMIAKWIRAMASRGFTVTKIDLAISVKQIVTKMNIKTNFTNNTPGKKWIELFLNRHPNIVLRETEKLSKVRASVTEKDIRAWFAEVQDYVREKDLCEVLKDPTQIFNLDETGFMLCPNTGKVLAAKGQKNIYEVHSGSGKENITVLTTVNAAGKSAPTLVLYPGLPSAIKTSFPANKDWALGRSESGWMNGEVFFEFIANNLHNWLKEQKIKMPIILFMDGYSAHLTYHLSKFCADHEIVLIALPPNGGG
- the LOC111049683 gene encoding proteoglycan 4-like isoform X1 → MDPKRDGASLKKFNFAPLLKEVLDKTMNESTIKNGFRVCGLYPFNVNSVDFTKCNIMSTGTKETELKGSGQKHHAEKEVILKHIESFIDPNTLQQFKETYKLFTPIWNGSESSHDLYVVWKKIKDETRVETYQTEDLQIDNDLQDDNLGIDILPIEDLGLGPFNDLTDDDPVIDNQPSCSTSIHPPKPTPTKPSCSTSIHPSKPTPTKPSCSTSIHQSKPTPTKPSCSTSIHPSKPTPTKPSCSTSIHQSKPTPRPKSPLRREKLAKVLSPETEGNNVPFPLKDILLWPGTPTKSNLKRTKTRMPSVVTSLKWLDYEDKKRKKKKENEKLKDERKRMREERKDTQKKETRKRKPKLKISKTTGYAKFATDDTPPN